AATAACTACAGGAAAATAAACAAATTGAAACCGCCCTGCTAAAGTTAAATCCATCCCCAATATATAGGTAAAAAAGAAAAATAGCGCGATCGCAGCCATAAAATAACCGCTCAAAGCAGCGATCGCCTCTCGGCTTGCAGCATTTTGTCTCTGTAATTTCAGTCCGCGAATTAGCGGTGGTAAATGCCACAGCCAGAAAATTAACGTAATTATTCCAGATATAATAATTACGCTGAGAGGAAAATCATATAGTGATGAAGGCAGCAGGATGACTGTACTCATAAGCCACAAAAGAAACCGTCCGATAGGTTCAAGCCATCTTGAGTCAGCATTACTGTTATAAATCCACTCAGTTGGAGAACTATGGCGAACTGCCATCATGCTGGGTAGCCATACCAAACAGCCAATTAGAGAACCCAAGCCCGCAACATAGATACGCTGCCATGAAGATGTGCCAAGCATGGTCTTGTCTTGGCGAAACTGTTGCCAAATAAGGGGAACAAAGGCGATCGCCATTGATGCCAAAGTTAAAACAAAAAAGTAATGAGTTGCCTCTCCCAGACAGTTAATGACAATCCACGCTAAAACGAGCCAAAGAGGAATAATTACCCCCCGATTTACTGAGCGGAAAGCGCAGATAAAACAGGACAGTGAAGCAATTATTAGCAAAATTATCAGGGTGTAGTGGCGGGCTTGTAAGGCTAAAAAAACTCCGAAGGGAGAAATCGCCATCATCGCTGCTGCAATCTGAGCCACGATTAGGGAATTGAAAGCCAGCTTGGCAAAAAAGAAAATTGCAGGAATAGCCATAACTCCTAATAAAGCAGACAGGGATCTGGCTGCCCAAATTGAAACTAGCCCATCTACGGGCGGAAAAAGCTTCAACCACAGATGGGTTAAGACAAAATATAGGGGCGGGTGAGTGCTTTGGGTAAGCAAAAGATTGGTAACATCCTTAATTCCCGCACTCCCATTGAGTTGAAGAGGTTCAAGCAGAGTTGATAGATCGATAAATTGATTTAAAGGAACATTATAAAAACTATTGCCCAGACTAAATACAAGGGTGGCACTTTCATCCGTCCAAGGAGGCAAGATTCCCAGATTTATAAAACGGAAACCAGCACCAATGACTATCCACAATACAAGTAACCAAAAATGTTGAGCAAGCATTAATTTGTGAATGCAAATACGGTACGTTTAGGTGTTCTTACTTTTCAGACTTGATCATCCTAAACTGGTTATCAGGATTAGTCCGATATATTTGCAACCAAGTTAAATTAGGGTCAATTTGTGTCAAAGCAGAATCAGAAATCTTCACAGACCAAATATCAAAATTATTTTGATACCGATAATTTAACTGCGGATTTGAAAAAGCGATCTATCCGTGGTGGGGCAATTGTTTTTGTTACCCAGTTTAGTAAATTTTGTATTCAGATGGGGTCAACAGTAATTTTAGCGAGGCTACTTACCCCCGATGATTATGGCTTGATTGGCATGGCGACAGTCATAGTTCGCTTTGTGCAGCTATTTAAAGATCTGGGTTTGTCTGATGCTACTATTCAGCAGTCAAAGGTCAATCATCAACAAATTAGTACGCTTTTTTGGATCAACATTGCCTTTAGCTGTTTAATTGCTTTGATCGTAGCTGCGATCGCGCCACTGGTAGCTAATTTTTATCATCAGCCAAAGCTAGAAGGAATTGTTTTAGCATTAGCTAGCATTTTTATTTTTAGTGGTTTGAGTGTTCAGCACCAAGCATTACTTAAGCGTAAAATGCAGTTTGCTATTTTAGCCAAAATCGAAATTATTTCTCTGATTTCAGGGGTGAGTGCTGCTATTGTCTCCGCCGTTATGGGTAGTGGCTACTGGGCATTAGTCATCTTGCAGTTAGTAACGGTTATAGCTAATAGTCTTTGTGCCTGGATTTACTGTCGCTGGCGACCTAGTTTGCCTAGTCCCAAGGCTGATATTGGTTCAATGTTGGCGTTTGGTGGCAATTTATCAGGCTTTAATGCGGTTAATTATTTTGCTCGTAATTTAGATAATATTTTAATTGGTCGAATTTGGGGAGTACAGCCTTTGGGTATCTATGAAAGAGCCTATCAGCTAATTTTGCTGCCAATTCAGCAGATCAATAATCCTATAGGCAATGTCGCAGTTACTACCCTTAGTCGCTTACAAAATCAACCAGATCAATATCGCCGTTATTATTTCAAAGCTATTTTACTTATTACCACCATCGGTATGCCGATGGTGGCTTTTATGTTTGCCTGTACTAAACTATTAATTTTGGCAGTTTTGGGGGAACAATGGCTAGAGGCAGTATTAGTCTTTCGCTGTTTAGCTCCTGCTGCCTTTATTGGTACAATTAACGTAGCCGAAGGCTGGGTCTATCAATCATTGGCGTTTACTGACCGTATGTTTCGTTGGGGAATAGTTTTTGCTATCTGTAACGTACTGGTGTTTGTGTTCAGCGTGCGCGGAGGAATAGTTAGCGTCGCGATCGCCTACAGTATTTTTCTAATTTTGGTCAAAATTCCCTCTATTGTCTATTGCTATCACAAAACGCCTTTAAAGCTTGCTGATTTGGTTCGTACAATCTATCGACCTGCCATAGCGGCGATCGGTGCAGCAGGAATAATTATGCTCCTGGAACATTGGTCGGTGGTTGATATTCAAACTGTAGTTAATTTATTAATTTATGCAGTTCTCTATAGTTTTTGTTATATTGCTTTCTGGCTAATTTTGCCTAATGGTCGCTCTACTTTATTAAACATGATCCATATAGCTAAAAACTTAAAAACAGACAAGCAAACAACCTGAAAAATTATTTGTTTTTTTGTATTATTAACTTTAATCATCAATTTAAATACTTTCAGCTTAACCACAACAAACTGATATGACTAGCTCTACTGAAGTTAAAGAATT
This DNA window, taken from Pleurocapsa sp. FMAR1, encodes the following:
- a CDS encoding glycosyltransferase family 39 protein, whose translation is MLAQHFWLLVLWIVIGAGFRFINLGILPPWTDESATLVFSLGNSFYNVPLNQFIDLSTLLEPLQLNGSAGIKDVTNLLLTQSTHPPLYFVLTHLWLKLFPPVDGLVSIWAARSLSALLGVMAIPAIFFFAKLAFNSLIVAQIAAAMMAISPFGVFLALQARHYTLIILLIIASLSCFICAFRSVNRGVIIPLWLVLAWIVINCLGEATHYFFVLTLASMAIAFVPLIWQQFRQDKTMLGTSSWQRIYVAGLGSLIGCLVWLPSMMAVRHSSPTEWIYNSNADSRWLEPIGRFLLWLMSTVILLPSSLYDFPLSVIIISGIITLIFWLWHLPPLIRGLKLQRQNAASREAIAALSGYFMAAIALFFFFTYILGMDLTLAGRFQFVYFPVVIVLIAASLGHIWDAKNTALKKQSAQHFWFSPQNYYGKTIVVVFLTVGFLGGVIANLNLGYLQNHRPDLAIAKIAEGSKARIAIATTYRHHGQTGRMIGLAWGLKNLSNIKSPQFFLAREELENASEDSATILSQKLSQIERPLDLWLVNFDGDVELESQNCFADSEYKGMVGQYKYKLYRCQD
- a CDS encoding lipopolysaccharide biosynthesis protein: MSKQNQKSSQTKYQNYFDTDNLTADLKKRSIRGGAIVFVTQFSKFCIQMGSTVILARLLTPDDYGLIGMATVIVRFVQLFKDLGLSDATIQQSKVNHQQISTLFWINIAFSCLIALIVAAIAPLVANFYHQPKLEGIVLALASIFIFSGLSVQHQALLKRKMQFAILAKIEIISLISGVSAAIVSAVMGSGYWALVILQLVTVIANSLCAWIYCRWRPSLPSPKADIGSMLAFGGNLSGFNAVNYFARNLDNILIGRIWGVQPLGIYERAYQLILLPIQQINNPIGNVAVTTLSRLQNQPDQYRRYYFKAILLITTIGMPMVAFMFACTKLLILAVLGEQWLEAVLVFRCLAPAAFIGTINVAEGWVYQSLAFTDRMFRWGIVFAICNVLVFVFSVRGGIVSVAIAYSIFLILVKIPSIVYCYHKTPLKLADLVRTIYRPAIAAIGAAGIIMLLEHWSVVDIQTVVNLLIYAVLYSFCYIAFWLILPNGRSTLLNMIHIAKNLKTDKQTT